The segment CACGTGGTGAAGCCTGGCAATATCGCACGCTGATGCGCGATCAGTGGAAACGCAGTGATGGTGCCCTTGAATGGCTCGCCAAGCATCGACAGGACGTTGATGCTTCACGGTGACGAGTGATGCTTTGTAGAAGACGAAAAAACCCCGCAACGCTTCGGCGTTGCGGGGTTTTTTATGGCGAGGGCCTTAGTATTGAATCTGCCCCGTCCTGAATAGCGTTGACTCGTTCTGACTTACCTTTTGGGAGAGTGGGATGAACCTGGATAACCCTCCCGAAGAGTCCCCACGCTCGCCATACCCCCAGTGACTCATTGACTAAGTCACTCTGCCGAGACGGTAGATGCCTTATGTGGCGTCGCCAGCATTGCCCCCCAGTGACGGAAGCGTAGCAGCAGCAGTAGGCCCGGGATGGCGGCAAGGGTACAGATCCAGAAGAAACTGTCCCAGCCAGCTGCCTCGGCAAGGTAGCCGGAAGGCGCAGCGATCACCACTCTTGGCAAGCCCATGATTGAGGACAGCATGGCGTACTGACCCGCGGTAAAGCGCTTGTCGGTCAGGGCGCCCATGAAGGCGATGAAGGCGGCACTGCCCATGCCAGCTGCCAGATTCTCGAACGCTACTACACCTGCAAGCCAGGGGAGGGAGTCTCCGACATGGTGAAGCCACACGAAGCCTGCGGTCGAGATCATCTGCAATAGCCCGAACCACCATAGCGCCCGGTAGATACCGATGCGCATGATCATCAGACCGCCAAAGAAGGTGCCTGCCAGTAATGGCCATAGGCCGAACAACTTTACGGTGGTACCGATCTGGGCATTGGTGAAGCCGATATCCTTGTAGAAAGGCGTGGTCAGGTTGCCCGCAACGGAGTCGCCAAGCTTGTAGAGCAAGATGAACAGTAACAGCCAGATGGCACCATCGCGCTTCATGAAGTGGCGGATGGGGTCCCACAGGATTTCATGCAAGTGGTGGGCGCGCGGTGCTGCATGGGCCTTGGGCTCAGGGGCGAGCAGAGTGACCAGCATGCAGGCACCGAGCGCGCCAGCCATGATCAGGTAGGTGATGCGGAAGCCGATCAGGTCCGCCAGCACCAGGCCGCCCGCCGAGGCTAGCAGCATGCCGATTCGGTAGCCGTAGACATAGAAGCTGGAGCCTAGACCTAGTTCATGATCCGGCAGGTGCTCACGACGGTAGGCGTCGATCACGATATCCTGGGTGGCACTGAAGAAGCTGACCGCTAGTGCGATGGCACCCATGGTCAGTGGTGCCATGTGCGGATCTTGCAGCGCGAGCAGCGCAATCAGCGCTGTCAGCGCTAGCTGAGCGATCATCAGCCAGCCACGCCGTCGCCCAAGGATAGGCGGCATGATGCGGTCCAGCAGCGGAGCCCACAGGAATTTGAGTGTATAGGGGAGTCCGACCAGCGCTAGCAGGCCAACCGCATCCAGTGCCACGCCGGCATCGGTCATCCAAGCCTGGAGTACGCTACCAGTCAGCAGTAGCGGCAGGCCAGAAGCGAAGCCCATCAGGAACGTGATACCATGACGACCAACGAGTAAGCGTAAATCCTTTGAAGTCAAAGCCTTGCCTGTCCTTGCCGAGAGTGTGACCGCACATGCCACCCGCGATGTTTCGATGAAGTGATCGCGTGTGCCTTCAGTTGCCGGATTGTCGCACTGCCTGTCTGCAAGAGCCATGTATTGTCCTGCATGACAGCAGATGAGCAAGCTGGTACCGAGGATGTATTCACGGGGCAGGCAGGTAACAAGAGGTCATCATGAGTGAAGCCCAGGATGCTGCCAAGGCGCGCTGGTACCTTATCCAGTGCAAGGGCGGGGAATCCTTTCGCGCTGCCGAAAACCTGAAAAATCAGGGCTTTCATGTTTTCCATCCTCTGCTTGAGGTGGAGAA is part of the Cobetia sp. L2A1 genome and harbors:
- a CDS encoding AmpG family muropeptide MFS transporter, yielding MALADRQCDNPATEGTRDHFIETSRVACAVTLSARTGKALTSKDLRLLVGRHGITFLMGFASGLPLLLTGSVLQAWMTDAGVALDAVGLLALVGLPYTLKFLWAPLLDRIMPPILGRRRGWLMIAQLALTALIALLALQDPHMAPLTMGAIALAVSFFSATQDIVIDAYRREHLPDHELGLGSSFYVYGYRIGMLLASAGGLVLADLIGFRITYLIMAGALGACMLVTLLAPEPKAHAAPRAHHLHEILWDPIRHFMKRDGAIWLLLFILLYKLGDSVAGNLTTPFYKDIGFTNAQIGTTVKLFGLWPLLAGTFFGGLMIMRIGIYRALWWFGLLQMISTAGFVWLHHVGDSLPWLAGVVAFENLAAGMGSAAFIAFMGALTDKRFTAGQYAMLSSIMGLPRVVIAAPSGYLAEAAGWDSFFWICTLAAIPGLLLLLRFRHWGAMLATPHKASTVSAE